In Blastopirellula sp. J2-11, a single genomic region encodes these proteins:
- a CDS encoding thioredoxin-like domain-containing protein has product MAKIPEPFPRRIPAPEFPTDMEWMNTSGPVRLRDLRGKFVLLDFWTYCCINCIHILPELKKLEHEFPNELVVIGVHSAKFENEADAKNIAEAILRYEIEHPVVNDDQHRIWNSFFVRSWPTMYLLDPEGNVVFGKSGEFEAKEIAAVLNRAIPYYEQQGTLDRTPIRFELLAYSQEPTPLRFPGKVLADEKSGRLFIADSNHNRIVIAGLDGKLIETIGNGAIGTTDGDYATASFHHLQGMALDGDTLYVADTENHMLRKVDLKTKQVTTIAGKGEQGRNSWPGIPASGLLRSQVPDRFVGKPLETALNSPWALWVKGDDLYIAMAGPHQIWKMKLDGSEIGPYAGNGREDIVDGPLLPPVPYEQGFSSFAQPSGLTSDGTWLYVADSEGSSIRAVPFDPQGKVRTVTGSAHLASGRLFDFGDKDGSATEARLQHALGVCYVDGQIYIADTYNSKIRVADAKTGEVRTIAGTGEHGADDSKPTFDEPAGLSYADGKLYVADTNNHLIRTIDLKSGQVKTLTIDGLTPPSPPKVKQAPNFSSAKEIVLPPTKVTATDSQVNLNVDIQLPPGWKINALAPTSYYLEGESTGPVPTPAEVELVTLTEPKPQFSIAAPVTGEGKSTVKLSLRYYYCEEGVDGLCKTAEVRWSVPLEIVPSGGQSSVTLVTKPELGL; this is encoded by the coding sequence GTGGCAAAAATTCCGGAACCATTCCCGCGCCGAATTCCAGCGCCTGAGTTTCCGACTGACATGGAGTGGATGAACACCTCGGGGCCGGTTCGTTTGCGCGACCTGCGGGGGAAGTTTGTGTTGCTCGATTTCTGGACCTATTGCTGCATCAATTGCATTCACATTCTGCCAGAACTCAAAAAGCTGGAACACGAATTCCCCAACGAACTGGTGGTGATCGGCGTTCACTCGGCCAAGTTTGAAAATGAAGCCGACGCCAAGAACATCGCCGAAGCGATCTTGCGTTACGAAATCGAACATCCCGTCGTCAATGACGACCAACACCGCATCTGGAATTCGTTCTTTGTCCGTAGTTGGCCAACCATGTATCTGCTTGATCCCGAAGGCAACGTCGTCTTCGGCAAGAGCGGCGAATTTGAAGCGAAGGAAATCGCGGCGGTCTTAAATCGCGCGATTCCGTACTACGAACAACAAGGGACGCTCGATCGGACCCCGATTCGATTTGAATTGCTCGCCTACAGCCAAGAACCGACGCCGCTTCGCTTTCCTGGCAAAGTGCTGGCCGACGAAAAGTCAGGCCGCTTGTTCATCGCGGACAGCAATCACAATCGGATCGTCATCGCCGGGCTCGACGGCAAGCTGATCGAGACGATCGGCAATGGAGCGATCGGCACGACCGACGGCGACTACGCAACCGCCAGCTTCCATCACCTGCAAGGAATGGCGCTCGACGGCGATACCCTCTATGTCGCCGACACTGAAAACCACATGCTCCGCAAGGTCGACTTGAAAACCAAGCAAGTCACCACGATTGCCGGCAAAGGAGAACAAGGGCGCAACTCGTGGCCCGGCATCCCCGCAAGCGGTTTGCTGCGATCGCAAGTGCCCGACCGCTTTGTGGGCAAACCGCTCGAGACCGCGCTCAACAGCCCGTGGGCCTTGTGGGTCAAGGGAGACGATCTCTACATCGCGATGGCTGGTCCCCATCAGATCTGGAAGATGAAACTCGACGGATCGGAGATTGGTCCGTACGCCGGCAACGGTCGCGAAGACATCGTCGATGGCCCGCTGCTTCCCCCGGTTCCCTACGAACAAGGCTTTTCGTCGTTCGCCCAACCGTCTGGTCTGACCTCGGACGGAACCTGGCTGTACGTCGCCGATAGCGAAGGGAGCTCGATTCGAGCGGTTCCGTTCGATCCCCAGGGAAAAGTTCGTACTGTCACCGGGTCGGCGCACCTTGCTTCGGGACGGCTGTTTGACTTCGGCGACAAGGATGGCTCGGCGACCGAAGCTCGCCTGCAACACGCGCTGGGCGTCTGCTATGTCGACGGTCAGATCTATATCGCAGACACCTATAACAGCAAAATCCGGGTCGCTGACGCCAAAACGGGCGAAGTCCGCACCATCGCCGGAACCGGTGAACATGGCGCCGACGACAGTAAACCAACCTTTGACGAGCCGGCCGGGCTGAGCTATGCCGACGGCAAGCTGTACGTCGCCGACACCAACAATCACTTGATTCGGACGATCGACCTGAAAAGTGGCCAGGTCAAAACGCTGACGATTGACGGACTGACTCCCCCTTCCCCCCCCAAGGTGAAGCAAGCTCCCAATTTTTCCTCGGCCAAAGAAATCGTCCTGCCGCCGACCAAAGTGACCGCGACTGACAGTCAGGTAAATCTGAATGTTGATATTCAGCTCCCCCCCGGCTGGAAAATTAACGCGTTGGCTCCGACTAGTTATTACCTGGAAGGGGAATCGACCGGGCCGGTCCCAACCCCTGCCGAGGTCGAATTGGTCACTCTGACTGAGCCCAAGCCGCAGTTTTCGATCGCGGCGCCGGTAACCGGCGAAGGGAAATCGACCGTGAAACTGTCGCTGCGGTACTACTATTGCGAAGAAGGAGTCGATGGCCTCTGCAAAACCGCGGAAGTCCGCTGGAGCGTTCCCCTGGAAATCGTTCCCTCAGGCGGCCAGTCATCCGTGACCTTGGTCACGAAGCCCGAACTTGGACTGTAA
- the ffh gene encoding signal recognition particle protein — MFASLQDNLRSALKSLRGKGKLTEANMRDGLQMVEEAMIEADVAYPVVQDFMARVSEEAMGQKVLKSLNPDQQLVGVVHEQLIQLLGPVDPSLHLEKDVTVLMMCGLQGAGKTTTCGKLARLISTEGKKALLVAADLQRPAAVQQLHVVGESVGAKVYSEENASDPIAVCQNAVKFARENGINVVILDTAGRLAIDEELMEQLKTIDRKIGPDQCFLVVDGMTGQDAVNSAKAFNDALELDGVIMTKLDGDARGGALLSVKHVTGVPIKFIGISEHMDGLEPFYADRMAGRILGMGDVLSMVEMAQREFDQDEAMKAQKALEAGNFTLDDFKRQLEQIMRPGLMKKMLGMMPGMGEMAGMLQNADHEKDMRRLRGIIDSMTREERRTPKVITPARRQRIAVGSGTSPQEVNELLKQFDAMSSMMKGASPSELIGKMQRGDLVDATGKMKKNKVGTGKRLSTKERLAQKKVRDKALRKRKKR; from the coding sequence ATGTTCGCTTCGCTTCAAGACAATCTCCGATCTGCGCTAAAATCATTGCGTGGCAAGGGAAAGCTGACCGAAGCGAATATGCGCGACGGCCTGCAGATGGTCGAAGAGGCGATGATCGAAGCGGACGTCGCCTATCCGGTCGTCCAAGACTTCATGGCTCGCGTCTCCGAAGAGGCGATGGGTCAAAAGGTCCTCAAATCGCTCAATCCCGATCAACAGCTCGTCGGCGTCGTCCACGAACAGTTGATCCAGTTGCTGGGTCCGGTTGATCCCTCGCTGCATCTTGAGAAAGACGTCACCGTCCTCATGATGTGCGGCTTGCAGGGCGCCGGCAAAACGACCACCTGCGGCAAGCTGGCTCGCTTGATCAGTACTGAAGGTAAGAAAGCCTTACTGGTCGCGGCCGACTTGCAGCGTCCGGCCGCTGTGCAGCAATTGCACGTTGTCGGCGAAAGCGTCGGCGCCAAAGTTTACAGCGAAGAGAACGCGTCTGATCCGATTGCGGTCTGCCAGAACGCGGTTAAATTTGCCCGCGAAAACGGCATCAACGTCGTCATCCTCGATACCGCCGGCCGCTTGGCGATCGACGAAGAGTTGATGGAGCAGCTGAAGACGATCGATCGCAAGATTGGTCCGGATCAGTGCTTCCTGGTTGTCGACGGCATGACCGGTCAAGACGCGGTCAACAGCGCCAAAGCGTTTAACGACGCGTTGGAGTTGGACGGCGTAATCATGACCAAGCTGGATGGCGATGCTCGCGGCGGCGCTCTCTTGTCGGTCAAGCATGTCACCGGCGTGCCGATCAAGTTTATCGGCATCAGCGAACACATGGACGGTCTTGAGCCGTTCTACGCCGACCGCATGGCGGGACGAATCCTCGGGATGGGCGACGTCCTCTCGATGGTCGAAATGGCGCAGCGCGAGTTCGACCAAGACGAGGCGATGAAGGCGCAGAAGGCGCTCGAAGCGGGCAACTTCACGCTCGACGACTTCAAACGCCAACTCGAACAAATCATGCGGCCCGGCCTGATGAAAAAGATGCTCGGCATGATGCCGGGAATGGGCGAAATGGCCGGCATGCTGCAGAACGCCGATCATGAGAAAGACATGCGTCGTTTGCGGGGGATCATCGACTCGATGACTCGCGAAGAACGTCGCACTCCCAAAGTCATTACTCCGGCTCGTCGGCAACGTATCGCCGTCGGTTCGGGGACCTCGCCGCAAGAGGTGAACGAACTCCTGAAACAGTTCGACGCAATGTCGTCGATGATGAAGGGTGCGTCGCCGTCCGAGTTAATCGGCAAGATGCAGCGAGGCGACCTGGTCGATGCGACCGGCAAGATGAAGAAGAACAAAGTTGGTACGGGCAAACGCCTTAGCACCAAAGAGCGGCTCGCGCAGAAAAAAGTGCGTGACAAGGCGCTCCGTAAACGTAAAAAACGCTAG
- the rpsP gene encoding 30S ribosomal protein S16 translates to MDSRSPRDGKAIEYLGTYDPFVPEKDARVSLKRERVDYWLGVGAQASPKVAVLLRKYGTGGTHLDAQNSAIEKMQVTTKFVPQKVEIAEKAPEAPPAEEAPAAEGETAEAAAEAPAAEAPAEEAAKVEGGE, encoded by the coding sequence ATGGATTCTCGTTCGCCGCGTGATGGCAAGGCGATCGAGTATCTAGGCACCTATGATCCGTTCGTGCCGGAAAAGGACGCTCGCGTCTCTTTGAAGCGCGAACGCGTTGATTATTGGTTGGGCGTTGGCGCCCAAGCCTCGCCGAAGGTCGCAGTCTTGCTTCGCAAGTACGGCACCGGCGGCACCCACTTGGACGCGCAAAACTCAGCCATCGAAAAGATGCAGGTCACGACCAAGTTCGTGCCGCAAAAGGTCGAAATCGCCGAGAAGGCGCCGGAAGCCCCGCCTGCGGAAGAAGCGCCCGCTGCGGAAGGCGAAACGGCGGAAGCCGCCGCTGAAGCTCCGGCTGCCGAAGCTCCCGCCGAAGAAGCGGCCAAGGTAGAAGGCGGCGAGTAA
- the trmD gene encoding tRNA (guanosine(37)-N1)-methyltransferase TrmD, producing MRFDVLTLFPEIFSSYLGQSLLAKAIAGDLVEVHSHDMRKWANDKHNRVDDRPFGGGAGMVIRAEPVVECVEAVQQEKSQPGRLIMLTPQGRRLDQPLVEELSLEPRLLLLCGRYEGFDQRVSDLLQPEEISIGDYVLNGGEVAAMAIIDAVIRLIPGVLGDETSSVDDSFSSGNRLLEFPQYTRPRVYRGLAAPDVLLSGDHAQIAAWRKQESIKRTKRRRADLLDRNAESEDE from the coding sequence ATGCGTTTTGACGTCCTGACTTTGTTTCCTGAGATCTTCTCCAGCTATTTGGGGCAAAGCCTTCTCGCGAAGGCGATCGCAGGAGACCTGGTCGAGGTCCATTCGCATGATATGCGCAAGTGGGCCAACGATAAGCACAACCGCGTCGATGACCGACCTTTTGGCGGCGGCGCGGGAATGGTGATTCGAGCGGAACCCGTCGTCGAGTGCGTCGAAGCGGTTCAGCAAGAAAAAAGCCAGCCCGGTCGCTTGATCATGCTGACCCCGCAAGGTCGCCGGCTTGATCAGCCGCTGGTCGAAGAGTTGAGCCTGGAGCCGCGTCTGCTGCTATTGTGCGGACGCTACGAAGGGTTTGACCAACGTGTGAGCGATCTCCTCCAGCCCGAGGAGATCTCGATCGGCGACTATGTCCTCAACGGGGGCGAAGTCGCGGCGATGGCGATCATCGACGCGGTGATCCGGCTCATCCCAGGCGTACTGGGAGACGAGACGAGCAGCGTCGACGATAGTTTTAGCTCGGGCAATCGGCTGCTAGAGTTCCCGCAATACACGCGACCACGCGTTTACCGCGGACTCGCGGCGCCCGATGTCCTGCTTAGCGGCGACCACGCCCAAATCGCCGCCTGGCGAAAACAAGAGAGCATCAAACGAACAAAGCGGCGGCGAGCCGATTTACTCGATCGCAACGCCGAATCTGAAGACGAATAA
- the rplS gene encoding 50S ribosomal protein L19, protein MSQDLMNKVEAAYKKPEVDQFEIGDTVEVHTKILEGNKERIQVYSGTVIARSGSGTREMFTVRRIVGGEGVEKKFPLHSPKVDKIVSTRKSVVRRAKLYYLRDRVGKATRLTERRV, encoded by the coding sequence ATGAGCCAAGATTTGATGAACAAGGTCGAAGCGGCCTACAAGAAGCCGGAAGTCGATCAATTCGAGATTGGGGACACCGTCGAAGTCCACACCAAGATTCTCGAAGGCAACAAAGAACGCATCCAGGTCTACTCCGGTACGGTCATCGCCCGTAGCGGCAGCGGCACCCGTGAGATGTTCACCGTCCGTCGCATCGTCGGCGGCGAAGGGGTCGAAAAGAAGTTCCCGTTGCACAGCCCGAAGGTCGACAAGATCGTCTCGACCCGTAAGTCGGTCGTTCGCCGCGCGAAACTGTACTACCTGCGCGATCGCGTCGGCAAGGCGACCCGCTTGACCGAACGCCGCGTGTAG
- a CDS encoding YraN family protein, producing MLFRWIARWRKPQSLGARGEAAAVRFLRQLGYTIIACSDRSKLGEIDIIAVDRRTVVFVEVKTRSSSDTAHPSEAVDAHKQAKLTRLAISYLRRHNLLECKARFDVIAITWPEAAQTPTIEHFLNAFEPTGSYQMFS from the coding sequence ATGCTGTTCCGCTGGATCGCCCGCTGGCGCAAGCCGCAATCGCTCGGCGCACGTGGAGAAGCGGCCGCAGTTCGGTTTCTTCGCCAACTCGGCTATACGATCATCGCATGCAGCGATCGCTCGAAACTGGGTGAGATCGATATCATCGCCGTCGACCGACGCACCGTCGTCTTTGTGGAAGTGAAGACCCGCTCGTCGAGCGACACCGCTCATCCCAGCGAAGCGGTCGACGCTCACAAGCAAGCGAAGCTGACGCGCCTGGCGATCAGCTATTTGCGCCGGCACAATCTTCTGGAATGCAAAGCCCGCTTCGACGTGATCGCCATCACCTGGCCCGAAGCCGCACAGACGCCGACCATCGAGCATTTTCTCAACGCGTTTGAGCCGACGGGGAGCTATCAGATGTTTTCGTGA
- a CDS encoding PLP-dependent cysteine synthase family protein translates to MTSAWVSRAISAIDRDFNRSADTHLIQVPCLQLPNISIYLKDESIHPSGSLKHRLARSLFLYGICNGWIREATPIVEASSGSTAISEAYFAKLLDLPFHTVIPANTSREKIKKIEFLGGICHLVDGGDIYSHAERIAAELGGHYMDQFTFAERATDWRANNNIAESMFRQMSLEADPEPKWVVVSAGTGGTSATIGRYIRYQKLSTQLCVADPENSVYYDFYQTGDRSVKSGGPSRIEGIGRPRVEASFLPTVVDQMIKVDDAASLAAMRVLQRLLDRKCGGSTGTNFWATMQIVAGMVERGESGSVVTLICDGGERYLTTYYDSAWIEQQGLDPAPYEAWLWDFLETGKPAAL, encoded by the coding sequence ATGACCAGCGCCTGGGTAAGCCGTGCGATCTCTGCGATCGATCGCGACTTCAATCGCTCCGCCGACACGCACCTGATCCAAGTTCCCTGTTTGCAACTGCCGAACATTTCAATCTACCTGAAAGATGAATCGATTCATCCTTCCGGCAGCTTGAAGCATCGCTTGGCGCGATCTCTGTTTCTGTACGGGATCTGCAACGGGTGGATTCGAGAAGCGACGCCGATTGTCGAAGCTTCTTCCGGCAGCACGGCGATCAGCGAAGCTTATTTCGCCAAGCTGCTCGACCTGCCGTTTCATACGGTTATTCCGGCCAATACGTCGCGCGAAAAGATTAAGAAGATTGAGTTTCTCGGCGGCATTTGCCATCTGGTCGACGGAGGCGATATTTACTCGCACGCCGAGCGCATCGCCGCCGAGCTTGGCGGGCACTACATGGATCAGTTTACCTTCGCCGAACGAGCGACCGACTGGCGCGCCAACAACAACATCGCCGAATCGATGTTTCGTCAGATGTCGCTGGAAGCCGATCCCGAACCGAAATGGGTTGTCGTTTCGGCCGGCACCGGCGGCACGTCAGCGACGATCGGGCGATATATTCGCTACCAGAAATTGTCGACCCAACTGTGCGTCGCCGATCCGGAGAATTCGGTCTACTACGACTTCTATCAAACCGGCGATCGCTCGGTCAAGTCTGGCGGACCATCGCGCATCGAAGGGATCGGCCGCCCGCGCGTGGAGGCCTCGTTTCTGCCGACCGTCGTTGACCAGATGATCAAAGTGGACGACGCGGCTTCCTTAGCGGCGATGCGCGTGCTGCAACGCCTGCTCGATCGCAAATGCGGCGGTTCAACCGGAACCAACTTCTGGGCGACCATGCAAATCGTGGCCGGAATGGTCGAGCGCGGCGAGTCCGGGAGCGTCGTCACGCTGATTTGCGACGGCGGCGAGCGTTATCTGACGACCTACTACGACAGCGCATGGATCGAGCAGCAGGGTCTCGATCCCGCGCCTTACGAAGCTTGGCTCTGGGATTTCCTTGAAACCGGCAAGCCAGCCGCTCTTTAA
- a CDS encoding AraC family transcriptional regulator produces METLFRSLPNVLFCIKDRDRRYVAANDALVAATLKKTVTEVLNRRAIEVFPEMLAAGYEQQDDEVFERGVNIEDRLEMITRADCDVGWFVSHKAPIRSRSGEVIALASISRDLEIRADDGQELGAVKEALDTLHRDYSKPLRIGDLAEKTSMSASQFERRISKITGLSPRQLLTKLRIDAAATKLRETDLSVGQIAIDTGFYDQAALTRKFREVTGLTPARYRQATTSL; encoded by the coding sequence ATGGAAACTCTGTTTCGATCTTTGCCGAACGTCTTGTTTTGCATCAAGGATCGTGATCGACGATATGTCGCCGCGAATGATGCGTTGGTTGCGGCGACGCTGAAGAAGACGGTGACGGAGGTGCTCAATCGTCGCGCGATTGAAGTCTTCCCAGAGATGTTAGCCGCCGGCTACGAACAGCAAGACGACGAAGTGTTTGAGCGCGGCGTCAATATCGAAGATCGGTTAGAGATGATTACGCGAGCTGACTGTGACGTCGGCTGGTTCGTTTCGCACAAAGCGCCGATCCGATCCCGTTCAGGCGAAGTGATCGCGCTGGCGAGCATCTCGCGCGACTTAGAGATTCGCGCGGACGATGGGCAAGAGTTGGGCGCCGTCAAAGAGGCGCTCGATACCTTGCATCGCGACTATAGCAAGCCGCTGCGTATCGGGGATCTCGCGGAGAAGACCAGCATGTCGGCTAGTCAGTTTGAACGGCGCATCAGCAAGATTACGGGGCTTTCGCCGCGCCAACTGCTGACCAAACTGCGAATTGACGCCGCCGCTACGAAGCTGCGCGAGACCGATCTGTCGGTCGGACAGATTGCGATTGATACCGGCTTCTACGATCAGGCGGCGCTGACGCGCAAGTTCCGTGAAGTGACCGGACTCACTCCGGCGCGCTATCGCCAAGCGACGACTTCGCTTTAA
- a CDS encoding bifunctional proline dehydrogenase/L-glutamate gamma-semialdehyde dehydrogenase produces MIVEKFHHSPPSETSQDHELFDSAIANRTIDLAKQLLVAANESIRKSEKIQSEQLARMMNDGAGKAFTLAMVDETFRSADLRLQAQRWRGLLRKFGFPQYFSWTDRLLMRTASALSIIAPQVVMPLIAARMRADSSNVILNGEMENLRRHVKRRISQGFSINLNHLGEAVLGEAEAQNRLRIALDYLQQPEVTYLSIKISAIFSQINLTSYDQTLQAIRDRLRVIYRAAAPQSKFVNLDMEEYRDLRLTLEAFQQVLSEPEFHHYSAGIVLQAYIPDSWKALQELAAWAKERAAAGGAKVKVRLVKGANLAMEDVEAELHGWRSAPYRTKAETDANYRRMLEFCVQPDHAAVLRVGVASHNLFDVALALTLRAEFGTTDSVEIEMLEGMANHQARVVKEQAGGLLLYAPAVQPKDFQSAMAYLVRRLDENTSPQNFLHDLFGLTPDSPQWREQERRFVEGWEHRLDVATLSRRQLPVVDPNRAAHFLNETDSDWTQASTRRLVDEAIANWTPASPPQPENLDTALDRAVSAVPRWSGESVAQRAEILHHAAQVMQQRRFESIAEMQQTAKKTILEADSEISEAIDFARYYAEHFPNHPGIVSQSLGVVVITPPWNFPYAIPCGGVLAAIMAGNAVILKPAPETTDIAWRLVEQLWEAGVPRDVLQFYPCADGETGKRLITDPRVNVVVLTGAYQTARLFQSWRPSLRLYAETSGKNALVITAQSDRELAVKDLVRSALGHSGQKCSAASLAIVEAEVYDDPVFQRQLHDAAASLPVGAATDRTSLITPLIRTPEPALMRALTQLDAGESWLLEPQRSPDDPCLWSPGIRLGVRPGSWFHKTECFGPVLGVMRAENLAQAIAWQNDVDFGLTAGIHSLDEKEQLQWRESVQAGNLYINRPTTGAIVQRQPFGGWKKSSIGPGAKAGGPNYVSLFARWSDAVADVPHSAVEQSYRTAYSEYFSREHDPSHLVCESNVFRYRPARGVILRMSSEDATVRARAELASRLTGTPLQISVATEESDADFVARLLCEGNQFEFLRTINVPADSILDAAYKTGLNWIDAPLTAHGYLELRYWLREQAISQTLHRYGQIAQQPVT; encoded by the coding sequence ATGATTGTTGAAAAATTTCACCACAGCCCCCCCAGCGAAACATCCCAGGATCACGAACTGTTCGATTCGGCGATCGCCAATCGCACCATCGATCTGGCGAAACAACTGCTGGTCGCGGCCAACGAAAGCATTCGCAAGAGCGAGAAAATCCAGAGTGAACAGCTCGCTCGAATGATGAATGACGGCGCCGGTAAAGCATTTACGTTAGCGATGGTCGACGAGACTTTTCGCAGCGCCGACCTGCGCCTGCAGGCCCAACGCTGGCGGGGACTACTGCGTAAGTTCGGATTCCCGCAATATTTCTCGTGGACCGATCGATTGCTGATGCGAACGGCGAGCGCGCTAAGCATTATCGCGCCGCAAGTGGTCATGCCGCTGATCGCCGCTCGGATGCGAGCCGATTCTTCCAACGTGATTTTGAACGGCGAAATGGAGAATTTGCGCCGCCATGTAAAGCGGCGAATCTCGCAAGGCTTCTCGATCAATCTTAACCATCTCGGCGAAGCGGTCCTGGGCGAAGCGGAAGCGCAAAATCGACTTCGCATCGCGCTTGATTATCTGCAACAGCCCGAAGTGACCTATCTGTCGATAAAAATCTCGGCGATATTCAGCCAGATTAATCTGACTTCCTACGATCAAACGTTGCAGGCGATCAGAGACCGCCTGCGAGTGATCTATCGCGCCGCAGCGCCGCAAAGCAAATTTGTGAATCTCGATATGGAAGAATATCGAGATCTGCGTCTAACGCTGGAAGCGTTTCAGCAAGTTCTGTCGGAGCCAGAGTTTCATCATTACTCGGCCGGGATCGTGCTTCAGGCCTATATCCCTGACTCGTGGAAAGCGCTGCAAGAATTGGCGGCTTGGGCCAAAGAGCGCGCGGCCGCAGGCGGAGCCAAAGTGAAAGTGCGTCTCGTCAAAGGCGCCAACCTGGCGATGGAAGATGTAGAAGCCGAACTGCACGGCTGGCGTTCGGCCCCCTATCGGACGAAAGCCGAAACCGACGCCAACTATCGCCGCATGCTTGAGTTTTGCGTCCAGCCGGATCATGCCGCCGTGCTGCGAGTCGGCGTCGCTTCGCACAATCTGTTTGACGTCGCGCTGGCGTTGACCTTGCGAGCAGAGTTCGGAACGACTGATTCGGTAGAAATCGAAATGCTGGAAGGCATGGCCAACCATCAAGCGCGCGTCGTGAAGGAGCAGGCAGGCGGGCTGCTCCTTTACGCGCCGGCCGTCCAGCCCAAAGACTTCCAAAGCGCCATGGCCTATCTTGTCCGGCGACTGGACGAGAACACGTCGCCGCAAAATTTTCTGCATGATCTGTTTGGGCTGACTCCCGATTCGCCGCAGTGGCGCGAACAAGAGCGACGGTTTGTCGAAGGGTGGGAACATCGGCTCGATGTCGCAACGCTTTCACGGCGCCAACTGCCGGTCGTCGATCCCAATCGAGCGGCGCATTTTTTGAACGAGACCGATAGCGATTGGACGCAGGCGTCGACACGGCGGCTCGTCGATGAAGCGATCGCCAACTGGACTCCGGCAAGTCCGCCGCAGCCGGAAAATCTGGATACGGCGCTAGATCGAGCCGTCTCCGCCGTCCCACGTTGGTCAGGCGAATCGGTCGCTCAGCGAGCGGAAATCTTACATCACGCCGCCCAGGTGATGCAGCAGCGGCGTTTTGAATCGATTGCCGAAATGCAGCAGACCGCCAAGAAGACGATCCTGGAAGCCGACAGCGAGATCTCGGAAGCAATCGACTTCGCTCGCTACTATGCCGAGCATTTCCCCAATCACCCAGGGATCGTCAGTCAGTCGCTCGGCGTGGTTGTGATTACTCCTCCTTGGAACTTCCCGTATGCAATTCCGTGCGGCGGCGTCTTGGCCGCGATTATGGCCGGCAACGCCGTCATCCTGAAGCCGGCGCCGGAAACGACCGACATCGCCTGGCGATTGGTCGAACAGCTTTGGGAAGCTGGCGTCCCCCGCGACGTTCTGCAGTTCTACCCTTGTGCCGACGGCGAAACCGGCAAACGACTGATCACCGATCCGCGCGTCAACGTCGTCGTGTTGACCGGCGCCTATCAAACGGCTCGACTCTTTCAGTCTTGGCGTCCGTCGCTCCGTCTCTATGCGGAGACGAGCGGCAAGAATGCGCTGGTCATCACCGCTCAATCCGACCGCGAATTGGCGGTCAAAGATCTGGTTCGCTCGGCACTGGGACATTCCGGACAAAAGTGCAGCGCCGCCAGCCTGGCGATTGTCGAAGCCGAAGTTTACGACGATCCAGTCTTTCAACGGCAGTTGCACGACGCGGCGGCTTCGCTTCCGGTCGGCGCGGCGACCGATCGGACGAGCCTCATCACGCCGTTGATTCGTACTCCAGAGCCTGCCCTGATGCGAGCGCTGACGCAACTCGATGCTGGCGAGAGTTGGTTGTTAGAGCCGCAGCGATCCCCCGACGATCCCTGTCTCTGGAGCCCCGGCATTCGGCTTGGCGTTCGCCCTGGATCATGGTTCCACAAGACCGAGTGCTTTGGTCCGGTGCTGGGCGTCATGCGTGCCGAGAATCTGGCTCAGGCGATCGCCTGGCAGAATGATGTCGACTTTGGTTTAACCGCCGGGATCCATTCTCTGGACGAAAAAGAACAATTGCAGTGGCGCGAGTCAGTCCAGGCAGGCAACCTGTACATCAATCGCCCCACGACCGGCGCGATCGTGCAGCGTCAACCCTTCGGCGGTTGGAAGAAGTCGTCGATCGGTCCCGGCGCCAAAGCAGGCGGCCCAAACTACGTTTCGCTGTTCGCTCGCTGGTCGGACGCAGTTGCCGATGTACCTCACTCGGCAGTCGAGCAAAGCTATCGCACCGCCTACAGCGAGTATTTCTCGCGGGAGCATGATCCGTCGCACCTAGTGTGCGAAAGCAATGTTTTCCGTTACCGTCCGGCCCGCGGCGTAATTCTTCGCATGTCGTCAGAAGATGCGACGGTTCGTGCTCGGGCCGAACTCGCTTCGCGGTTGACCGGCACGCCGCTGCAGATCAGCGTCGCCACCGAAGAGTCGGACGCCGACTTTGTCGCTCGGTTGCTATGCGAAGGGAATCAGTTTGAGTTTCTCCGCACGATTAACGTTCCCGCCGATTCGATTCTGGACGCCGCCTATAAGACGGGGCTAAACTGGATCGATGCGCCGTTGACCGCCCACGGCTATCTCGAACTTCGCTATTGGTTGCGCGAACAGGCGATATCGCAGACGCTTCACCGCTATGGGCAAATCGCCCAGCAACCAGTGACATAG